The window ttttcccccccattgTTCCATATCATTACGGTCAAGTCTCAGGCGTCAAGGTGTGGCTGGCGAAAAAACTGTCAGGTATCAAgatcctaaaaagaaaaaaaacaaaaaaaacaaaacttgattTAGTTTGATTGTCTGgatttaataataattcatATCAGCCCAATCCTGAGGTGAAACATTGGATGGCACTGCTTAAACATTGCTTCTTTTCACTAGTCAGATATATCAGTCAGTTCAACTAATTATTTGCATTTTAACTCTCAAATGACTGAAAGGGAACACTTAAACATTGAAAATGTACAACTTGTTATTGTTTCATAGGAAATGTGTAGGATCATTTATGCTTCAAGGAAATATTTATGTTTTGAACATTACATACTTTAATTCTATTGCAATTTTCCACTAATCACTGCATTGTAATCCCACTGACAAAAGTCACTTGAATGAATGATGAAAAATTTTTCCTACTGAAAACACTCCTTCCAGGTAAAGTGAATGAATTTTCTGGGATTTTCTTACCTGGATTATTAAACCTGCATCAAGATTAAATTGTAATGTCGTAGTTTTGATGCAGTATTGATTGGTTAACAGACTAGAACACGATTCAGAGATATCCTGAATTAAATGTGGTTTAACAACTGAAAAAACAGAGCAGCGGGGGACACCATGAACAAACCTACAGCTTTCAACAACACTTTGACAAAGCCTATAGCTCAGTTATCCAAATGCCTTTATCTCTAGGACTGATCTCTGTGAGGACGAACAAGTTGTTAAGTTTTCAGAGGAAGGTGCAGGTTTCTAAACTAGAATGGAATAAAGATCTTGTGGGATGTCTTTGTgcttaaaatgatttaaaaacatagTTAAGAGCATTAGAACATTTAGGTACAGATAACAGAAACAGTGTAGGTATGAGAAAGATAAATGACCCCACTTAATAACTTGATTGCTTGAGATTTAATGTACTAACAGTAGGTATGAAAAAatgcaggaaagaaaaaaaagagtgccACTTTTCATCTtccaaataagaaaacaaattaTAAGTCTTTAGCAGAAATGGTCAGAGATGTTACATGGATATTTGAGGTGTGCTTACTTAATCACAATGTCAGCTCATGCATTAagtgacaataataataataacaataataataataataataataataatggaaaacatttttttaattattataatttacaTTTCCCTTCAGAAAATTTAACCTTCTTCTCAGGTATATATAAACTACAAAAGATTAGAAagcaatatttaattttttttttagataagctaaataggtaaaagttaatcaaagctagttttgttgttttctccttaattaacagtaactctgtaTTTAATGCTATAAAGACTGACCTTTATTGTTTTAACTACTGTAGACAACtgtctttttctaattcctTCTCTTTGACAAGCAGAACTGGTTGTATTTTTGTTCCTTAGATCAGCTTCCTCTCATTTAAAGCTACTGTATGTTGACAGTTCTCTCCGTATGTTCTTCATGGATTTACCTGGAGCTGATAGAGCACTGGTATCAAAAGATGAATCTCATCTGAAGCTCTTCTGTTGCTGCATCAGCCCCACATTTTCATACACCCTGGAGCTGTCCTCCCTCATCCTGACAACAAATACAAATCAGCAAGAAACTGTCAATGCTTTCTTTACAAGGGTTTAAATGCCACAGGTCATTTAAGAGGCACTTACTCTGTGCAGGTGGGAGTAGGAATAGGAGTGCAAGGAGGCAGAGGGCTCTGCTCTCCTCCAGTCAGGTCAGACAAAGAGTACTTAATGTTGGTGTACTCACGTCCCTTAATCTTACTTTTCTGTGGAGGAGAAAGCAGATGAATGGTATAAGTGTGAGTAGAAGTgaggtgaaaaataaaaaacaaactgctgcGTACCTGCTCTTCTTCTATGCGCCTCTGCAATGTTTCTATGTAGTGCTGTACAGCCATGTAGATGAATCTGTATTGTGCCTCAGTCTGCACCATCCCAGAACGCTGAGAACGAACCATCTGTATGGTCTTCGGCACATCAATGTCACAGTCCACTCCTGCaccaggaaaaataaataaataatttaacaaaTTTTACTTCATGCATTTTGCATAGTCAAAAATAGACTCCAGACTGCAGTCCAGATCTTGTCCCAAACACCATTCTTTATAGAGTTTATAAGTCAGGGAAACCAAATATGCACATTTTTGTTGATGACAATGTAATAGTGTAATCTTCAAACAGCTGATCACTTTTTCAAGAGAACCTGGAAAAGCGCTTACACGTATTTGGAGATATGAGACATAACAGTCCCCTCACCTCTCAAGGTATCAGCTGACCAGGCACTCATGACATCCAGGCACACTGGTTTCAAAAACCCTGCCTTCAACTCTCAGTGAATGATAGTCACATATATCAGctgagtgttttatttgttttcaagcAAAGCAGTTTAATTGCAATTATACTCAGGATTCATAGCTGGATAGTCTTAGTGAAAATCAATTTTTCACTGCAGCGCTGTCAGTATATTTTGAACTGAATCGTTAACTCGTCTTTATATGCTGATGTTCAGATGTGTTGTACTTGTTTATAACGGTCTATTTTCAATAAAAACTAACATTAGTGAGAGCATTTTAACCCAGACAAGAAACATTTGGACTACATGCTCCAGAAATGATCAAATTATATCTTTTTAAATGGAACAACTTGGCAAGCAAAAGGGGAGATACAAGTACCCTGTGGGATTGCATCACGAAGGTTAATCTGGCATAAAACTCTGCTAATATCAAATATGAGGAGCTACCTGCCGTGGCAACCCCTTGTGACAAGGGAGCAACAAAGCTTAGATTATTTATTCTAAACATCAGTTGTCTGTTATAGGTTTTTGAAGTCtagtagaattaaaaaaaaaacaaaaaaaaaaacatgtaatctgtgtgttttttttcttggataAGCAGTGAGTTATGTAGATGTGTATAAGACATCATCCTCACACGTCTGGACTCCTGGGTGTTCGTTTCAAGTACTGGCAAGGAACTGGCAAGTATGCAAGTACAAATTGTGTAGTTGCTATTAAGAAACAACCAATGAAAGAACTGGCCCCAGGCCAAAGCAAGTTTTGACTAGATCAGCGTTAGCCCTAGCCCCTGACTGTGACAGAGGTTAAGGTTGacagataaaataaattcatgatACAGTGCAGGACAGGTACcattaaattaaatacaaagtTAATTAAATGGTGAAataattaaacatgtttttaaatatatatctgTCCTCACACTCAAAATGCTCAGACTCAGAGCAGACATTAATGTGTATGCAGCctgggaaaaaaatcaattttggaaagaaaaagaaagaaagaaaaagaaatgcatttaCAGACTAAGAAAATATGCAGAAGAAAATATGGAGAATTGTGAGCTTGGTGCTACAGTGGCCACAGAGTGCATGTGTACTCACCTTTTTCTCTGATCACATCTATTAGGATGTCAATCACTATAAAGGTTCCTGTCCGCCCAATCCCTGCACTGAAAAACAAGACTTTGAATAAAGATATCTCCTTCATTATCAATGATAAAGTGTTCTGACTGTGGAACTTGAGGTACCTGCAATGTACCGTTATTGGCCCAGCATCCAATATGCTCTCCTGTTTCAGGTTGACCTCTTCTAAGAAGTCAAGTACACCGCCTGGGTCAGTGGGGACTCCATGATCTGGCCAGGCCCTAAAGTGGTACTGCCAAACTGTACGTTCTGTGTTgccctgagaaaaaaaaacaaaaaaacacaaagagtcCATAATCAAAGGGGTTCATGGGATTTGAACAGATTTTAAATCTGTCATCTTTAGTAATTTTTGGCATTTATTGCAGTGAACTTCAATGATGGATAACtacaatttttctttttcaaagaatCCTCATGTTAGATTTGCACAGTATATTTTCATACCAACAAACCATTTACCTGTCCAACTTTGGAAAGTTTCAGTTCTCTTAAGATGTAGTCATGTGCAGACGTCTCTCTGACATTGCGAACACGCATAGCCCCATACTCCTTCAGCGCTGACACGTCTGGCCAGTATTTCACACACTTACTCTGTTGAAACACAATCACATAGTTACACATTACATATTcatcagtagtagtagtagtagtagtagtagtagtagtagtagtagtagtagtagtagtacctACAGTTTAAAATATTTAGACACAATGtgtttgtataaaaacaaagtgaCATAGCATGAACAATTTGTATTACATTACACAACTTTATCATTTCTAAACCCCAATTCTTTTATCCATCTACTCCCATTGTTTCCTTCACTAAATATAAAAGTTACCTTCTCATACCTTTCTGTATTGGGACAAAGTATATCTAGAGATTTCCGACTTATACATGAGGCTAGTCCAAGCTGTcttaaacataaaaagataTACACAGTAAATTTGGGTATTTGAGTCAAAATATTCTTGAGGAAAGCCAACAGAATGCctatcacattttcattttgccGTTGTAGACTGATTAATTAATAGTTAACAATAGGTTAATTACGAACTAAAGGAATCAAGTGTTTTGATGTCCCAGTGGATTTCTGCACTAATGCTATATTATATTAACTGAAATTTTacaacaaatatatatatgcaaGGAAATTTCACATACTAGAAGTTACTGCTAATATTGGCTAAGATAGCTAGTTATCAGGAAGTTTACtatttttgttagttttgttttttactttttccacaCTATATCTTTTACTTTGAACTTTTGTATAAAATTTTGAagttttgtagtttttctttttgtatttgtacatttttcttATTGTGGTTCTAATTGTATTATACTCAACTTTTTGCATGGCATTCTATTCTGTTGTTCCCTTTGGtgcatctttattttattttgtttactgCGCTCTATATTctaattttatatttaacttATTGACTCGTTTTACTGTCAAGATATTTTCTCATGGGTTGTGTATGACGTTTTGGCTGCTGTAAAAGGATTTTCCAACCTTTTGGGATGACATCTATCTTGTTTTATCTTAAACACGTCAATTTAGGAGCGTTGATAGTGTCTCACAGAAGTTctttgcctttgtttttttggggggtttgtttgttttttaaagacactGGGAACTTTTaagtatattttttaaacatgcaggGTTAAAGTTGTGATCAGTGCATTTCAGCTTGAACCATGATAAACCTGTCATGCAGATTTGGTGCTTTAACTTTAAAGGTGGTTTCAAACTGTTAACAAATTAATAAACATTACTAAttaacttatttttatttaataaaatactaACTCAAGCTTGGTGACCTAACAGTTTAGAATTTGTTAACAATGGTGTTTATCCCTGACAATCAACCATATTGTCTGCTTAGATTAATTATTTTAAGAATTTGAGCAGCACACAAAAACTGCACATCTTGAAATAGTATCTTAACCTTTAAGGTAGAATTGCAGTTCCGTGCTCAGTCGCTTTGCTTACCTTCCCTCTTTCTACCTCTTTGGTGGTCATGACGATGACTCGAGAGTCCTCCTGAAAAACCATCCTCCAGAAGTCACTGATGGTGTTATGTAGACAGCCCTGAGTGGCAATGTAGCTCTTCTTCACCTTGGTGCCTTGATTACACTTTGAGTCCAAATCCGGCTACGTAAACACACATAAGCATGACACAGTCAGCAACTGAGAAATACAGCAAACAAGAACAAACTGACTGATCACACAGGCTGATGAATAGCGGAGTGAGTGAAAGTTGACATATGAAGCCATCTACATACTATCACATACATACGCAGTGTGTGCAATGTGTGTCCCAAAGATGACATGAGTTTACCATGACAGTGGATACTACCATGATGATATTGGCGTTGATATAGTCAGAGCCTGGCTCATCTGGGTCCCCGTCTTTCAGCACCACGCGTGTGTGGTCGACtggaaatggaaataaaatcagtagttagtTGCCTCAAAAATCCCTTCAGGAGGTCCCTGAGCAGTTAAAAACTGGAGGGTTTTTATAGACAAAAATTAGTGATTTTCTTACAAGGCAGAATGTTCTTGTATCggttcttgtttttgttctctgGTCTCTGGCCCTCTTTACGACTGTAGAGCAACTTGCACTCTTGTTGCTGTAAGGTCTGAATAGGAAAAAAGAGGAGAGTCACATCTTAAAATGCCATTTCCAACCAAGATTTCTAAAAATTTTAATCACACTTTATCCAGAGATGGTTGTCTGGGGAAAATAACCCAGTAAatgagcagtttctgaaatactctgaCATCAACAATCATGCCACATTATGTTAGGTGTCAAGTTATTTGTTAGCCTTAGCAGGCAAGCTGAAGTTAGCCGACACTAGGCATTTTTGTTGAATGAAGCCTTGCGAACACAGGATTTGGCCTTCAGGAGAAAATTATTGTCAACATTAACAGGAAATTCAATACATAGCAAGACTCAAACCCTTAACCTATCGCTCTTCTGGTTAATGTTAGTGAATACAACTATCGCCGATGCAGACAAATCACAAGAAATCGTATATAAACAAATACTATCTTGAGTAGAAAAGGTCAGCTAATTCCAAAGTCTGCCATTTTCAAATTACTTTATTAGCTTACATTACTGTATGTTGCCAGTACAGGCATGAGGTTGCAACTAACTGCAATTTGCTTGCTAACATTATTCCTCCTGAAATCATGTACGGTAGGTAGAAAAGCTAATTCGCTAGCTTGCCAAATTATTTCACTGGCTACTGTGATCCATGACACTAATTTACAGTTAATGTCCAACACTATTAATTTTAGTCAGCTGTCAATTTTATAATTAGGGCTCCACGGTGATCCTTATCACAATTATTTGGTTAAATATTAAGATCACAATTATTTAtgatcaatgttccctctaatttttcatgtgtctgagcgaacgcACAAACCCCCTGAGCAATCCCTTGGActactgtgagcaacagcagacgtatgcactgtggtcacgccagcattgaatccatccaagttacgtggtttattaaaataatcaaattacagcatttacatttatgtcggactacttttaattaactgctttagcccacttacaatgaaaaattaaaaaaaaaaaaacttgttcatggcctgtgtagtatgtttacactattggaagtaaaaataacttgaactccaattttgaaaacacaactttctttttcttttttctctataaagctctgacttgtattatgagtctgtggtctgggagagagtcctgtaactctctgtctgcaaaatacagtatataaagaccaatgttgggcaattaattatatagtgacttcttcaaaaaagtaactgagttttgcaaacaaagttttttgcagctgtttacctaaaaatgctgccaaggcgttttttaaataaacatttcaaactatttacagaacaatcaggtgttctacatcaaatttgatgccacacaaatgatttgtgccactccaaaaaataatttctgtccactatgagataaaggagaacaacagcctgatacctgcaggcctgacaacaggagatgtatcactgctgtaacacctgtaacattcagtagtcgcctcattgttctgacacacacaacaaaactattgactacactacacaccaactacacaagatttgcgctaaacgtcgcaaatctctcacatctcaaaacaccaccgtcactcctaaaacttcccccctccctaaacaactaaataccatgttgccatatcattttttgattggtcgacatggtacatttttcgaccaataggaaagggtggggtttttttggttttgtttttgctcacaggcggagagtgctttcaagcgttttccttataaaacgccgtttttaccgtttcttcccgcagtaaatataaacaacgatagtattcaggaagaaaaccaaagttTGCATTTCACATCCAAGTTATGaatatttactttcatttttaaagatgTCGATAATACAAAAGTAcatgaataataaaaattaaCACAAACGCAGGACCACTCACCTCAAATTCTTCCCAGAATCCCTGTTTGACCTTGTCTGTAGCCTCCGCTAGTTTGCTAAGCTCCCTAACTCGACTCTCAATCTCTGCTGCGTTAATACGGGTAGTGTTCAGAGGCTGCAAAGACCAAGAGTCAGAAGAGAAACAAATCAGGGAATGTTTCCAATGTTTCTCTTCCTTTGCAACTGAACAGATTCTGAGGCAGGTTATATAGGCACAAATGCTTGGGAACACATGGCTACAGGAGATGGGTCAAACCTGTTTAAGCTGAAGCACAGTGCCCAGAGTTTCAACCATAGGGTTCTTCTTGTAGTGCTCTACCAAGTCTGTGAGGGAGTCAAACTTCTCCCCTCCACCCACA is drawn from Pelmatolapia mariae isolate MD_Pm_ZW linkage group LG7, Pm_UMD_F_2, whole genome shotgun sequence and contains these coding sequences:
- the ptpn11a gene encoding tyrosine-protein phosphatase non-receptor type 11 isoform X1 yields the protein MTSRRWFHPNITGVEAENLLLTRGVDGSFLARPSKSNPGDFTLSVRRNGAVTHIKIQNTGDYYDLYGGEKFATLAELVQYYMEHHGQLKEKNGDVIELKYPLNCADPTSERWFHGHLSGREAEKLLTEKGKNGSFLVRESQSHPGDFVLSVRTGDDKTDSSDSKPKVTHVMIRCQHDLKYDVGGGEKFDSLTDLVEHYKKNPMVETLGTVLQLKQPLNTTRINAAEIESRVRELSKLAEATDKVKQGFWEEFETLQQQECKLLYSRKEGQRPENKNKNRYKNILPFDHTRVVLKDGDPDEPGSDYINANIIMVVSTVMPDLDSKCNQGTKVKKSYIATQGCLHNTISDFWRMVFQEDSRVIVMTTKEVERGKSKCVKYWPDVSALKEYGAMRVRNVRETSAHDYILRELKLSKVGQGNTERTVWQYHFRAWPDHGVPTDPGGVLDFLEEVNLKQESILDAGPITVHCSAGIGRTGTFIVIDILIDVIREKGVDCDIDVPKTIQMVRSQRSGMVQTEAQYRFIYMAVQHYIETLQRRIEEEQKSKIKGREYTNIKYSLSDLTGGEQSPLPPCTPIPTPTCTEMREDSSRVYENVGLMQQQKSFR
- the ptpn11a gene encoding tyrosine-protein phosphatase non-receptor type 11 isoform X2, translated to MTSRRWFHPNITGVEAENLLLTRGVDGSFLARPSKSNPGDFTLSVRRNGAVTHIKIQNTGDYYDLYGGEKFATLAELVQYYMEHHGQLKEKNGDVIELKYPLNCADPTSERWFHGHLSGREAEKLLTEKGKNGSFLVRESQSHPGDFVLSVRTGDDKTDSSDSKPKVTHVMIRCQHDLKYDVGGGEKFDSLTDLVEHYKKNPMVETLGTVLQLKQPLNTTRINAAEIESRVRELSKLAEATDKVKQGFWEEFETLQQQECKLLYSRKEGQRPENKNKNRYKNILPFDHTRVVLKDGDPDEPGSDYINANIIMPDLDSKCNQGTKVKKSYIATQGCLHNTISDFWRMVFQEDSRVIVMTTKEVERGKSKCVKYWPDVSALKEYGAMRVRNVRETSAHDYILRELKLSKVGQGNTERTVWQYHFRAWPDHGVPTDPGGVLDFLEEVNLKQESILDAGPITVHCSAGIGRTGTFIVIDILIDVIREKGVDCDIDVPKTIQMVRSQRSGMVQTEAQYRFIYMAVQHYIETLQRRIEEEQKSKIKGREYTNIKYSLSDLTGGEQSPLPPCTPIPTPTCTEMREDSSRVYENVGLMQQQKSFR